The nucleotide window TAACATCTTTAGATGAGTCAGCCTGGCCGCAGTAGGTGAAGGTCATATCAATACCATCTATGATGGCAACCGGATAGCGCGTATTGGTGGGCAGGGGTTCTTCCTGGCGGGGTTCAGGACCGAAAAGGTATGACGGTGCAAGGCAGGCCGTGTAATCAAAGTCTCCCCTTTGAGTATAGGAAAGCCGCACTACTTCTTCCTCAATGATTAATGGATTGGAGAAAGCGATAATAGTACCCGCTATTAACGCTGGTAAAGCCATCAGTAGAAATACTGACATCCATCTTTTCCAGGCCATTACTATCCACTCCCTGTTTAAGCCGTACATCACCTGTTGCCTATTACATTTTTCACCAGTACCGCCAGCCACCCGACTTTAGGGATAACGAATATGTTTTTACCCGTTACGGCAAGGGCAGCCGCCGGATAAATATCCGGGTCTTCATTAGCGTCACCTTTGGTAACGAATACCCTGCCGCTCTCCGTCTCTTGAATTTCAATAACTCGGTGTATGATGTTTTCATCTTCGCTTCTGCGTATCTGGATGACGTCACCTACCTGAATTTGTTCTTCTGTAAACTCGGCCATAATAGCGATATCTCCTACCTCCATGTAAGGACGCATGCTGCCGCTGGCAATCAAAGCCGGTTTGAGCGGGAAAAGGCCTACCGAGAACCAGATGATACATACACCAGCAAGAGCCGTCATCAGCCAGCCGGCAGTGGCCAAAAATCCGGGCTGCATTCTGGTACGGGAGCGCTTTACGAGTGATGATTCCAGCCTGCCGGCAGCAACCAGAAGCAGCAGAGGGACAATGATACCGATAAGCCCCCGGAATGTCCATTGCAGGTCCGGTATAACGGGACTGAACCACCAGAATAACTGCAATATACCCCGGTAGAGCAAAGATGCTAAAGGGCCTCCGGAGCGAGCCAGCCGGGTTGCCAGCACATTCTCAGCCAGGAGAGGGAAGAAAGTACCCGTCAAATATGCTATCGAGTCTGTTTCAAACCTCAGCGACGTCAGGGCATCCCACGGGACGGCTATTACTGTGAACAGCAGCCCCACAAAGACTATCGCAGACCAGGTGTGTTTACTACCCATACGCCGTATCAGCCAGGCACGGCTGAACTCCATGCCCAGCAGTGTTGCGGTGACCAGGAACAAATTTCGCGAAATGCCCAGAAAAGTGAATGTATAGGGGCTCTCTCCGAAGGACGAAAATACGCCGCCGAACACATAGGCAACTAGCTGGCTAATACCGCCGGTAAGGGCCAGGATGAGAAAGTCCTGGCGTACTCTCTCGCGGGGGGTCCGGGCCGGGGGCAGCAATTTCAGTGTGCCGATGAAGAGCAGCAGCCAGGTGACGGGTAAAATGAGGTAGGTGCTCCAGATACGGTTGCCCATGGTGGGAAGGCCGAAATTTACCAACACGTAAATTCCCACCAGAGAAAGTACCAGTACAAATCTTGAATCAATAGAGAACTTTCTAATCAAGACTCTCCGCCCGTTGAAATACTTTCAGGCAAGGCCGGGTGGTAAAAGATTGGCAGCCAGTATTTATAGGATACGATAGCCCAGATCAGCACTGGAAACAGGTCGATACCGATGGAGAGAAAAAGCGTGGCTATGGAGCGTCCCAGCCACCGCTCCGTGTTAAAATAGGCAATCAGACCAATGGCCGCCAGACTGGCTACCTGGATGGCAATACTGCATGACAGGGCGACAACAAGATAAACAGGCCGTTTTTTTACCGGAATACCCGGCGTAAACAGGACAAGGGCCAGCAGGAGTATGAATCCCCCGAAGAAAGGCAGCGCATGTAGAGACGAAGGCAGCGGATAACCCTTTAAATATATTAAAAAGGTATCCTCTTGTGCCTGGATAATAATACTCGAAGGTGTCGTCATGTCGGCCAACCTGGCAACCGAATTGGCGTAGGGGCCGGCAATATACGGAAACAGGGCTGCCAGTAGTAATATCAAGCCCGTTACTTCGAGGAAGAAAAATAATAACCTATGACGGCTGTACATTGACGACCTTCCCAATCCACAGTAGCCATATGCCGATTACCACCAGGATGGTTATTGATTGCCAGACCACAAAATGGGTGATATCAAAGTATTGAGGTATATGAACCCCGACATAATAAAGGCTCACAGTACGTACCAGGTTTATCAGGAAAATAACCGGTATGCCTAGGCCGAGGCATAGTATCTTTTTCAATATAGAAGAAGGATAAGCTATAACAGCGGCCACTAAAATAACAGCAGGTACTATGCCCGTGCATTCATTGCCCACCTGCATGGAGAAAACAGACGAGGCGACAACAGTTTCATTCAGGTTTACCGGATTTCCCAGCAGCCAGAGTAGATAGGTCGTGAGTCCGGCTACCAGCTGCATCAGCCAGTCCAAACCGCGGGCATCCATTATCCTGGGGTAAAAAACGGACCATATACCGATTAAGACAATAAATATCATGACAGAGCGTATAATAGCCCTGTGGCGCACAACCAGCGGCTTCAACCGGGAGAATTTAAGTCTACCCATTTTTTTCATCATGGTATTACGGGCTGTACCTGATTCAAGTTTGTGCCCGTATATTGCCTCCCATTAGAGAACTGGTCTGTTTCCTGTCGACAGGGCAGCAATCAAGGATGAACATATCATTCACAAATCCACTAAAACCGGTGCCGGAATCATACCTGCTGTTACCGTACATCATTGAGAGTAATGTTTGGCAGCGTATATCGTTAAGGAAACCCGGTTTTGCAGGTGCAGCTTGTCCATTATGCGGCCGATGTAGGTTCTGACCGTACTTTCCCCCAGGAAAAGGCGGCGGCCGATTTCAGTACTGGACAGCCCCTCGGCAACCAGGCGCAGAATTTCCTCTTCCCGGTGGCTGAGTTTGGTTGCTCCTGTTGTAAGCCGGAATTGGCCCACCAGTCTGGTAGCCAGTGAAGGGGATATAACCGATTCCCCTGCTGCCGTATGACGGACGGCGCTGACGATGCTGTCTATGCTTTCGTTTTTCAGGACAT belongs to Dehalococcoidales bacterium and includes:
- a CDS encoding response regulator transcription factor, producing MVVDDHIVVRHGIISIMKEETDIEVVAEAGDGIEAEMLALQSKPDVILIDISMPHQNGFITLSHIRQKLPETRALIITASDKEQDLFEALRLGACGYVLKNESIDSIVSAVRHTAAGESVISPSLATRLVGQFRLTTGATKLSHREEEILRLVAEGLSSTEIGRRLFLGESTVRTYIGRIMDKLHLQNRVSLTIYAAKHYSQ
- a CDS encoding signal peptidase I is translated as MIRKFSIDSRFVLVLSLVGIYVLVNFGLPTMGNRIWSTYLILPVTWLLLFIGTLKLLPPARTPRERVRQDFLILALTGGISQLVAYVFGGVFSSFGESPYTFTFLGISRNLFLVTATLLGMEFSRAWLIRRMGSKHTWSAIVFVGLLFTVIAVPWDALTSLRFETDSIAYLTGTFFPLLAENVLATRLARSGGPLASLLYRGILQLFWWFSPVIPDLQWTFRGLIGIIVPLLLLVAAGRLESSLVKRSRTRMQPGFLATAGWLMTALAGVCIIWFSVGLFPLKPALIASGSMRPYMEVGDIAIMAEFTEEQIQVGDVIQIRRSEDENIIHRVIEIQETESGRVFVTKGDANEDPDIYPAAALAVTGKNIFVIPKVGWLAVLVKNVIGNR
- a CDS encoding archaeosortase/exosortase family protein, with translation MGRLKFSRLKPLVVRHRAIIRSVMIFIVLIGIWSVFYPRIMDARGLDWLMQLVAGLTTYLLWLLGNPVNLNETVVASSVFSMQVGNECTGIVPAVILVAAVIAYPSSILKKILCLGLGIPVIFLINLVRTVSLYYVGVHIPQYFDITHFVVWQSITILVVIGIWLLWIGKVVNVQPS